Proteins found in one Agaribacterium sp. ZY112 genomic segment:
- the nifE gene encoding nitrogenase iron-molybdenum cofactor biosynthesis protein NifE, with protein MRAKELAELRDEPACEHNKKDKAACARPKPGATAGGCAFDGAQIALLPVADVAHIVHGSIACAGSSWDNRGTRSSGPTLYRIGMTTDLNEQDVIMGRGEKRLFHAIKEAVEEHSPEAVFVYNTCIPALIGDDIEAVCKAASARFGLAVVPIDAAGFYGTKNLGNRIAGETMFKYVIGTREPEAKPVHPIDNNISIHDINLIGEFNIAGEFWHVLPLFDELGLRVLGRLSGDARFREIQSMHRAEVNMMVCSKAMLNVARKLQSKYGTPWFEGSFYGLSDTSQALRNFASYLEDSDLIKRVEKIIKREEEKLAPLMQAGRDRLKGKKVLLYTGGVKSWSIISALQDLGMIVVATGTKKSTEEDKARIRDLMGDKAVMLQDGSPTVLLQTIKDYGADMLIAGGRNMYTALKAKVPFLDINQEREFAYAGYTGMAELIKQLCLSLENPVWQAVTKAAPWHIHRAASSCTANNCSCVSCVNGTNTNSQGALMEVLDHG; from the coding sequence ATGCGTGCAAAAGAATTAGCCGAATTACGTGACGAGCCTGCATGTGAGCACAATAAGAAAGACAAGGCCGCTTGTGCTCGCCCTAAGCCTGGGGCTACAGCGGGTGGTTGTGCCTTTGATGGTGCTCAAATTGCACTGTTGCCGGTTGCAGACGTCGCACATATTGTACATGGCAGTATTGCTTGTGCTGGCAGCTCTTGGGATAACCGTGGTACACGCTCAAGTGGCCCCACACTCTATCGTATAGGTATGACCACGGATTTAAATGAGCAAGATGTCATCATGGGTCGTGGAGAAAAGCGCTTATTCCATGCCATTAAAGAAGCCGTAGAGGAGCACAGCCCGGAAGCTGTTTTTGTTTATAACACCTGTATACCGGCCTTGATTGGTGATGATATCGAAGCCGTTTGCAAAGCCGCATCCGCAAGGTTTGGGCTGGCGGTAGTCCCTATTGACGCTGCGGGGTTCTATGGCACTAAAAACTTAGGTAATCGTATAGCCGGTGAGACGATGTTTAAGTACGTTATTGGCACTCGCGAGCCTGAAGCTAAGCCTGTGCATCCAATCGATAACAACATAAGTATTCACGATATTAATTTGATCGGTGAATTTAATATCGCTGGTGAATTTTGGCATGTGTTGCCTTTGTTTGATGAGCTTGGTTTACGTGTTTTAGGCCGTTTAAGTGGCGATGCTCGCTTTAGAGAAATTCAGAGTATGCATCGGGCCGAGGTCAATATGATGGTGTGCTCTAAAGCAATGCTTAATGTTGCTCGTAAGTTGCAAAGTAAGTATGGAACTCCGTGGTTCGAGGGCAGTTTTTATGGCTTGAGTGATACCTCTCAGGCGTTAAGAAATTTCGCCTCATATCTTGAAGACTCCGATTTAATTAAGCGTGTAGAGAAAATAATTAAGCGAGAGGAAGAAAAACTTGCTCCGCTTATGCAAGCTGGTCGCGATCGCCTTAAGGGGAAAAAGGTATTGCTTTATACCGGAGGGGTTAAATCGTGGTCGATTATTTCTGCTTTGCAGGACCTTGGCATGATTGTAGTAGCAACAGGAACTAAAAAATCCACAGAGGAGGATAAGGCTCGTATTCGAGACTTAATGGGGGATAAGGCGGTAATGTTGCAAGATGGCAGCCCTACTGTGTTGTTACAAACCATTAAAGATTATGGCGCAGATATGCTGATTGCCGGTGGTCGAAATATGTATACCGCGCTGAAAGCCAAAGTCCCTTTTTTAGATATTAATCAAGAGCGAGAATTTGCTTATGCCGGTTATACCGGTATGGCTGAGCTTATTAAGCAGTTGTGTTTAAGCTTGGAAAACCCCGTGTGGCAGGCCGTTACCAAAGCTGCGCCTTGGCACATACATCGAGCTGCTAGTAGCTGTACGGCTAATAATTGTAGTTGTGTTAGCTGTGTCAATGGTACTAATACGAATTCACAAGGTGCTCTGATGGAGGTCTTAGATCATGGCTGA
- a CDS encoding dinitrogenase iron-molybdenum cofactor N-terminal domain-containing protein, protein MCSGKRHAKQNLGCAQLHKAYLKQPTLSQSRGPKSKVARKKSCKLGGKLDRDLALRIALATREFEGLSVSDFLALILSITGEPLTPAKLKRLRAKKLKDLGGDLFEATSTEAFARGFALLKGRGLKDLSSKESTHIKAKPEMKADFAEDEPSLIIACASNTGQLIDGAFYNCRRFLIYRCSLLNISLCDVRTCFSPGSSTNRLLDRALVIADCDLLYTTSMGAFAMAKAVKLDVHVLKVEQGVDAEAQLRKLQQHLCEAQLAPWLINKLNKKPKMRPL, encoded by the coding sequence ATGTGCTCGGGAAAGAGGCATGCAAAACAAAACTTAGGTTGTGCTCAGTTGCATAAGGCTTATTTGAAGCAACCTACTTTAAGTCAGTCTCGAGGTCCTAAGTCTAAGGTGGCTAGAAAAAAAAGCTGTAAGTTGGGAGGTAAGCTCGATAGAGATCTTGCTTTGCGCATAGCCTTGGCTACACGAGAGTTTGAAGGCCTTAGTGTATCTGATTTTTTAGCTTTGATTTTAAGCATTACTGGCGAGCCTCTGACCCCGGCCAAGTTAAAACGGCTTAGGGCAAAAAAGCTTAAGGATCTGGGTGGTGACTTATTTGAAGCAACAAGTACTGAGGCTTTTGCCAGAGGTTTTGCCTTGCTTAAAGGTCGGGGCTTAAAAGACTTATCGTCAAAAGAAAGTACACATATAAAAGCTAAGCCTGAGATGAAAGCAGATTTTGCAGAGGATGAACCAAGTTTAATTATTGCATGTGCTTCTAATACCGGACAGTTGATTGATGGAGCTTTTTATAATTGCAGACGCTTTTTAATTTACCGGTGCTCCTTGTTAAATATTTCCTTATGTGATGTAAGGACTTGTTTTTCGCCTGGTTCTTCAACTAATCGCTTGTTAGATCGGGCCTTAGTTATTGCTGATTGTGATTTACTCTATACCACCAGTATGGGTGCTTTTGCGATGGCTAAAGCGGTAAAACTCGATGTTCATGTGTTAAAGGTGGAGCAAGGTGTTGATGCCGAAGCTCAACTTAGGAAGCTACAGCAACATTTGTGTGAAGCTCAACTTGCTCCATGGTTAATTAATAAACTCAATAAAAAACCTAAAATGAGGCCTTTGTAA
- the nifT gene encoding putative nitrogen fixation protein NifT has product MPNVMIRKTADGAMTLYVAKKDLEEKIVSLEHNSDECWGGQVELADGSLYYLEPISAPKLPITLRARRA; this is encoded by the coding sequence ATGCCTAATGTGATGATTCGTAAAACTGCTGATGGTGCAATGACGCTCTATGTAGCTAAAAAAGACCTTGAAGAAAAGATAGTTTCACTTGAACACAATAGTGATGAGTGCTGGGGGGGGCAGGTTGAACTGGCGGACGGTTCTTTGTACTACCTTGAGCCGATTAGCGCACCTAAGCTACCTATTACTCTGCGAGCACGCAGGGCTTAA
- a CDS encoding NifB/NifX family molybdenum-iron cluster-binding protein: protein MKQVDSTTDTLELKLLFASATGAEVDQHFGSTLALYSYRISTREVEFLSCRLFKKEAEDGNEDKLKTKLAALSDADILYCRAMGPSASKQTLNLGVWPVRLDQDRAISDIICGLQAQLAARVKVEAWLQSIILKKQRLKQGQSRFETYEAEGWV, encoded by the coding sequence TTGAAGCAGGTAGATAGCACTACAGATACACTTGAGCTTAAATTGTTATTTGCATCAGCAACAGGCGCTGAAGTCGATCAACACTTCGGCTCAACTCTGGCGTTGTACTCATATCGTATAAGTACACGTGAAGTAGAGTTTCTATCTTGTCGGTTGTTTAAAAAAGAGGCTGAGGATGGTAATGAGGATAAGCTCAAGACAAAGCTCGCTGCTCTTAGCGATGCAGATATATTGTACTGTCGAGCAATGGGGCCAAGTGCCAGTAAGCAAACTCTGAATTTAGGTGTTTGGCCTGTTCGATTAGACCAAGACCGTGCTATTTCAGATATTATTTGTGGTTTACAAGCTCAGCTTGCTGCAAGGGTCAAAGTTGAAGCTTGGCTGCAAAGCATAATATTAAAAAAGCAACGTCTAAAGCAGGGACAAAGCCGTTTTGAGACTTACGAGGCTGAAGGTTGGGTTTAG
- the nifN gene encoding nitrogenase iron-molybdenum cofactor biosynthesis protein NifN: MAELIKLNKALVTSPLKNSACLGAALAFQGLGRSIALMHGSQGCTAFAKVFFVRHFREPIPLQTTAMDQVSSVMGGDDNVLQALDTLCSKNKPSVIGLLTTGLVETQGSDIQRLVREFKTHHPEHKNTAVVPVSTPDFSGGFEQGYAAALEAIIDSEIKVSNEQGLRKNQVNVLAAAHLNAADLEFIRESIESFGLRALILPDLEHSLDGHLGQSDYSALSAGGVALDDLRSAGQSTATLVIGASLNNTADKLHVKTGLRDWRFNNLMGLDNVDRWFACLAEISGREIALKWRRHRAQLLDAMLDCHFMCGKARIAIATEADLLIAWQELLNSVGSEVVAAVAPVSCPSLKELSCKRVIVGDFSELEKEARQEQAQLVMGSSHALASAERLKLPLMRIGFPLHDSLGAFRHLSSGYRGSQLCLFDVANLLLQNHKELPVYSSYLRASP, encoded by the coding sequence ATGGCTGAGTTAATTAAACTAAATAAAGCGCTGGTTACAAGCCCTTTAAAAAACAGTGCGTGTTTAGGTGCCGCCTTAGCCTTTCAGGGGTTGGGGCGTAGTATTGCACTTATGCATGGCTCTCAAGGCTGCACGGCTTTTGCAAAAGTGTTTTTCGTGCGTCATTTTCGCGAGCCAATTCCTCTGCAAACAACGGCCATGGATCAAGTTAGTTCGGTGATGGGCGGCGATGATAATGTGCTTCAGGCTCTGGATACACTTTGCAGTAAGAACAAACCTTCGGTGATAGGTTTGTTAACAACGGGCTTAGTTGAAACTCAAGGAAGTGATATTCAGCGTTTAGTAAGGGAATTTAAAACTCATCACCCCGAACATAAAAATACGGCGGTGGTGCCAGTGAGTACCCCTGACTTTAGTGGTGGTTTTGAGCAGGGTTATGCGGCAGCATTAGAAGCGATAATTGACTCTGAAATTAAAGTAAGCAATGAGCAAGGGCTTAGGAAAAACCAAGTCAATGTACTAGCAGCTGCGCATTTAAATGCCGCCGATCTCGAATTTATTCGTGAGAGTATAGAGAGTTTTGGTTTGCGAGCCTTGATCTTACCTGATTTGGAACACTCCCTTGATGGTCACCTTGGGCAGAGTGATTATTCCGCTTTAAGTGCAGGAGGTGTAGCTCTAGATGACCTTCGAAGTGCGGGGCAAAGTACGGCGACTTTGGTTATTGGAGCAAGCCTTAACAATACTGCAGATAAACTGCATGTAAAGACAGGGCTTAGGGATTGGAGATTTAATAATCTGATGGGGCTCGATAATGTTGATCGTTGGTTTGCTTGTTTAGCGGAAATCAGTGGGCGTGAAATAGCATTAAAGTGGCGCCGACACCGAGCTCAGTTATTGGACGCTATGCTCGACTGCCATTTTATGTGTGGCAAGGCGCGCATTGCTATAGCGACAGAAGCAGATTTATTGATAGCGTGGCAGGAGTTATTGAATAGTGTCGGCTCCGAGGTGGTGGCGGCAGTTGCGCCGGTTTCGTGCCCAAGTTTAAAAGAGTTAAGTTGCAAACGAGTGATAGTGGGGGATTTTAGTGAGCTAGAAAAAGAAGCCCGACAAGAACAAGCTCAGCTTGTTATGGGCAGTAGCCATGCATTAGCCAGTGCAGAACGTTTAAAACTGCCTCTGATGCGTATTGGTTTTCCTTTGCACGATAGTCTTGGGGCTTTTCGCCACTTAAGTAGTGGTTATCGCGGTAGCCAGTTGTGTTTGTTTGATGTCGCTAATTTATTGCTACAAAACCATAAAGAGTTGCCAGT
- the nifK gene encoding nitrogenase molybdenum-iron protein subunit beta — MSQQVDDIKQSYPLFLEDDYQEMLANKRDAFEEPHSAEKIEEVFQWTTSEEYKDLNFQREALTVNPAKACQPLGSVLCSLGFEKTMPYVHGSQGCVAYFRTYFNRHFKEPVACVSDSMTEDAAVFGGQQNMKDGLQNCLATYKPDMIAVSTTCMAEVIGDDLNAFITNAKKEEFIPEDLATPFAHTPSFVGSHVTGWDNMFEGVARYFTLNFMEDKEPGKNGKINFVPGFETYLGNYRVIGRMMDEMNVPYSLLCDPSEVLDTPADGEFRMYSGGTTQAEMKDAPNAKDTLMLQRWQLNKSTKYIKNTWKHSTPLINIPMGLEWTDDFLMKVSEISGQEIPPSLAKERGRLVDMMTDSHSWLHGKKYALWGDPDFVMGLSKFLMELGAEPTHILCHNGNKRWKKAMEALLAESPYGQNCEVHVGKDLWHMRSLVFTNKPDFMIGNSYGKFIQRDTLHKGKEFEVPLIRLGFPIFDRHHMHRQTTLAYEGAMQILTTLVNAVLERLDEETRYMGKTDYNHDLIR; from the coding sequence ATGAGTCAACAAGTAGATGACATCAAACAAAGTTACCCTTTATTTCTTGAAGATGATTATCAAGAAATGTTGGCTAACAAACGAGACGCATTTGAAGAGCCGCATTCTGCGGAAAAAATTGAAGAAGTATTCCAATGGACTACCAGTGAAGAATACAAAGACCTGAACTTTCAGCGCGAGGCTTTAACGGTTAACCCGGCTAAAGCATGTCAACCTTTAGGTTCAGTACTGTGTTCTTTGGGTTTTGAAAAAACCATGCCTTATGTGCATGGATCGCAGGGCTGTGTGGCTTATTTCCGCACCTACTTTAACCGTCACTTTAAAGAGCCTGTTGCCTGTGTATCGGATTCAATGACTGAAGATGCAGCAGTTTTTGGCGGCCAGCAAAACATGAAAGACGGTCTGCAAAATTGTTTAGCAACATATAAACCGGACATGATCGCGGTATCAACCACCTGTATGGCCGAGGTGATAGGGGATGATCTTAACGCCTTTATTACCAATGCCAAAAAAGAAGAGTTTATACCAGAAGATCTCGCAACGCCTTTTGCCCATACCCCAAGTTTTGTTGGTAGCCATGTCACAGGTTGGGACAATATGTTTGAAGGGGTTGCACGTTATTTCACTCTGAACTTTATGGAAGATAAAGAGCCTGGTAAAAACGGAAAAATTAATTTTGTACCGGGTTTTGAAACTTACTTGGGTAATTATCGTGTGATCGGTCGCATGATGGATGAAATGAACGTGCCTTATAGTTTGCTGTGCGATCCTAGTGAGGTGCTTGATACTCCTGCTGATGGTGAGTTCCGTATGTACAGCGGCGGTACTACGCAAGCAGAAATGAAAGATGCGCCTAATGCTAAAGACACTCTAATGCTGCAGCGTTGGCAGCTTAATAAAAGCACGAAATATATTAAAAACACGTGGAAGCATTCCACCCCGTTAATCAACATCCCTATGGGGCTAGAGTGGACGGATGATTTCCTGATGAAGGTCAGTGAAATTAGTGGCCAGGAAATTCCACCCAGCCTTGCTAAAGAGCGTGGGCGTTTAGTCGACATGATGACTGATTCTCATTCTTGGCTGCATGGCAAAAAATACGCATTGTGGGGTGATCCTGACTTTGTGATGGGCTTGAGTAAGTTCTTAATGGAACTTGGTGCTGAGCCAACTCACATCCTGTGTCACAACGGCAACAAACGTTGGAAAAAAGCCATGGAGGCGCTACTAGCTGAATCTCCTTATGGTCAGAATTGTGAGGTTCATGTAGGTAAAGATTTATGGCATATGCGCTCTTTAGTTTTTACTAATAAGCCTGACTTTATGATTGGTAATAGCTACGGCAAGTTTATTCAGCGCGATACCCTGCACAAGGGTAAAGAGTTTGAAGTGCCATTGATTCGTTTAGGGTTCCCGATCTTTGATCGTCACCATATGCATAGACAAACGACCCTTGCTTATGAAGGGGCTATGCAAATCTTAACGACCTTGGTGAATGCCGTACTCGAACGCCTAGATGAAGAGACACGTTATATGGGTAAAACCGATTATAACCACGACCTCATTCGTTAA
- a CDS encoding DUF6129 family protein, with product MALTQQILNDVVNYLEKQGLTHDRHSELKHKFPQLHFTLCSIDDIHVGKPAYSSDGFSLFLVDSNSHCTTLTSCLESASGLVIAEEYGF from the coding sequence ATGGCCTTAACTCAACAGATATTAAATGATGTAGTTAACTACCTAGAAAAGCAAGGTCTGACTCACGATAGGCACAGTGAACTTAAGCACAAGTTTCCGCAGTTACACTTTACGCTCTGTTCTATTGATGACATTCATGTGGGTAAGCCTGCTTATTCAAGTGATGGTTTTTCTTTATTTTTAGTCGATTCAAACTCTCATTGCACAACGTTAACATCCTGTTTAGAAAGTGCCAGTGGCCTTGTGATTGCTGAGGAGTACGGATTTTGA